The Podospora bellae-mahoneyi strain CBS 112042 chromosome 7, whole genome shotgun sequence genomic sequence CGCAACTCAAAGGCGAGATGGAGGCGGGAGGCGGGAGTTCGAccgagaaccttgatggctaAGCTCCAGTCAGCAACCAGCTCGCCATCTAGCGCACGTCTCAAACAGCAAGCGCAACTACCACTACTGCAGAGGTTTTTGGTACGTGCGGAAAAAAACACGCACCAGAATATCGCAATGGCCCTCCTTGGACAAACAACCGCAGTGCTATGCTTGAGTAAAGATTCTTGATCGAGAGATGATGCTTCGGACGCAGACGGATGAGATAAGAAGCTTGCAGGATCGAGAGTCCAGAAGACAGACAATGCTTAGGTaagggagcaggagaggttTAGAGTATGTGAATGGAAGACGGCCGTGGCGTGGAAAACAGCGTAGGTGCCTATACGCCGCAATGAGACCGCAAGGAAACCGCATCGCCGGGAGAACGGTGcgccaaaacaaaaaaggggAGATTCCAGTCCCGGAGAAGGGGCCCGGACCTGTGTTTTAAGGCTTTTGGAAGGCACTCCCCGAAGACTCTGGAGACACCAAGCCGATGACCGCCAACCAGTAGAGAAGCAGCCACCATAAACATTTGCAAAATCCCATTGTGCCGGACCTGTCAACCTGATGGTGTCCGCTGACACCCGGCCCCTAGCTTACCATCGGGATTGATGGCTGGTACTACACCAGCACCGGTGTAATCTCAATGATTTGATGTCATTGGTGGTGTGGCGACCGACGTCAGAACAAATGCATGTTTGGGACCATCAAGGTACTCCGGAGTCCAAATAGCGCCCAGTTAACCTTTcttccctccaaccccccccgcCGCTCTTGCCGAACAGTCGAAATCGCGGTCATGCTAGCTAGCCCTTCAGGAGACATTCCTCGTGGGCATTAACAGCCGTCTTCTCAAGAAGAGTATTGCACTTCCAATCCCAAGCTTCGGAACGGCTCGCCTAACCTTTGCAAATCCACACCAGTACCGAGGCTGAAGATCAGTGATTTGGCCCGACCCTCCCAGACCAAGCCCAGATCGAGATTGGAACTGATACGGGCCTTGAACACGCCCAGGTATTCCTCTTTACCCTCTGTTGGTTTCTTGGCAATCTTGACGGGATCGGGGTCGGGTTCAGGGTCGTCTAGCCGCCATTCCATCTTCGCCTGGAAACTTCTCTCCTTTTTGCTCGGAAGTTCGGGCTGGTCGGattcaagatcaaggctggGCTCGGCACCAAGCAGGAAACCGGCTGGTCGTCGGTTACTCCATAGCTCTAAGCCGACAGCCCAATCGCTCTCGTAGCTATACGCGTTAAATTCCATCCGTGTCGCCATGGCAAGAAAGTCCTTCGCCAGCACGGCAtatgtggtgttgatgtttcCCATGAGCGGGTTGATAGTAAGTGTCGCTGTGAGCGGCGTCCCTTTGTGCGTGGGTAGAGTTGCGAAACGTGCACCCAAGGACATGCCTCCAGACTTGTTCAAGGTCCCATAGTACATTTCTCCTCCAGCGCTGAAACGGCCATAAATTCGTTCCTTCTCCGTGGATTCTGGACTGCCCGTCCCATTTTGGGAACCCATCACAGCTACGGAAGCATCCCCACCGAAATTATACAGTCCTCTcaggccaagaagccctcCGTCGGTCGAGTAAAGCCCCTCGACTCCGTATTTCCCCCGGTCGTATTGAACGACGCTCAGCATTGTACCTCCGTTCCGCAAAGATTGTTCACTGACAGCCGATATCTGAACCTGCAGCGCCGGACTGAACCGCTTGATTACCATGGCCTCAAGCAGCGACTGTGGGAGATACAGCCGACCATACAACAGCGAGCTCTTGTCCTTATTCGGGACTTGACCCATATCCGCAACAGCAGGTACCTGGGGGATTGTCCCTATCTGAGGACCAGTTTCCCACGACCATGGTGTTCCTCCTCGTGAGCCGAGCTGATGCAGCCCGCGATAGGATCTCATAAGAGCCCCTAGCGGTATTTTGTCGGACTGGGCAGGAGCGGCAGCCAGGGGGACCGAGCTGTGGAGGTATGATATCGAGCCGTCGACGACACCTACATTGCAGAGTTGATAGCTGGTTGCGAAGTGTGGCGTGGCAAGGGAAGAAAGACTCAAGCGAATTCCTCGAGGCAGCGGGAAGTCAATCAGTTCTGTCGAACACGCATTGTCAGCTACGAAACCAGTGAGAGGGGCATGGCATAAACATGTGTACCTCTTGCTGTCACGTTCAAGTCCTTGTAGGAGTTATCCTCGCTCCATCCTGTAGCACCGTAGAAGGCATTTCTGACATACTGCATAAACTCCCGCATCGTCGTGCGGACGGGAATACAGTCCCTCCTCAATGCAGACCTGCAAACGGGTTTTGCTTCTTCCTTGTCATTGACAAATTTCGCGGGAAATAGGGAAGTTGTCTTCGGATGTTACAAAAGTGTCGGACGCCACGGTCAAGTAAAGCCAAGGTTTTGAGGCCGGGCCCATTGAATGTTTTGTGCTCCAATCATGTACTGCATGGGCTGGCATGGGGAGCTTGACCCCACCATCCCGTCATCAGTGCAAGGGTCCCCCTCCGCAACCTCACAACCTGGGGAGACACTCCATTTGCATAAAGTGCGAAATGGCCTTGTGTATTGAGGTGTCCAAGGCGCTTCAAAGCTCCTGGCTCTATGGAACTACTACCCAAGTCTCGACCaaacatcacccaccaaATTCCGCCACCCGACTCCAGGTCCCGTAACTCTCCCTGCACTTGATCTCTTCTACTCTCTAACTCAGTGCTCACCAAAGTTGTCGCGACCACTTGCAAACACCTTGTCAAAGTCATACTCGAACCACCGGATGTTGGGGTTCAGCCCGGCAAACTTCCACACGCCATTGACCTTCTTGTAGTAGTGAGTGTTGTGGCTGTGGGCGTGGCCCTTGACCTCCACCTTGGACAGGGACGAGTCTGTGTAGACTTGGTGCGGCACGCGGAGCTGATGGTAGCCAATAATCTCGTCGTCGGACACTTTCTCCCACTTGCTGGCACCGCCAATGAAGTGCTGCGTGCGCAGAAGGGGGTTGCCCAACACTGACTTGTCCGAAATCATGCTGATGAACTCCTCGGCCGGCATGGCCTCCCAGATCTTGTCGAGGAACGACCGGTAGTCAATCTACGTCTTCAGTATCAGCCATCTTGCCCTGTCTGACTAGGCAGTTCTTCGTTGTGGATAGCCCATCAACATACCCGCAGGGTGGGAGCAATGCATCTTCGCAGACGGTCCCAGTCCTTGGAGTCGTAGCTGTCAGCCCACTCAAACGCAGCCTCAGTCACACCGAGGTAATCTATAAAACTTGATTAGACAGCTTTCCAGAGTGATGGTTAGGACATACCCTCAAAGGTgatctgctgcttcttctgtTGGGCCATGTTTGCGAAATCGGCTGTTTATTCTGTGTCGACCCTCGTGTTCATCAAGTTTGACCAAACCATCCATTCGACCTGGGACTTTCCTAGGCTTATGTACCCCCGCGGAAGCCGTCTAAGAATTACCAGCGCTGTGAATGAATTGGCCAATAATGCAAACAACAGAGCCGAAATCCCCAAGGCGGAGTCCGGATGTTGGTGGGGATGTGCGGACGGGATGTGGACTCAGCACCGTCGGACGGCGGGCTCGTGCCTCCTTGTTCTTCAAAAGGCTGGAAAGGAAACCCTTACCGACCAGTACCCCCAGTCAAAGACTGGTATGACAGTTTCACGGATGGACCATTTCCCCTCTGACTAGCCGATGAACCGACTTTCCGGAACGAATTGCTGGCCAACGTCAAGCCAACTGTCAAGTCTAGAACGCGAACTACTGGAAACCGGATGAAGCATGCCTCATGACCGCGCCGCCCGATATCTGGGCCCGGTCCTGAATTACCCTCGCTTGATGACCGACATGCCGAGGCCTTTTGGACAACTCCGCCCTGGCCCCGTCTCTCAGAATTCAGTCTGTTCAACAGTTTCTAGTCACAACGGTATACCAGCATTGCCATCTAACAGCCTTCAACCTAGCCTTCAAGACTTCCCACTCCAGCCACTGTCATCGCTCTCATAGTCAATGTCGCTTGTGTCTTCATCGACAGAGAAAACAGCCAAagcttcctcgtcgtcgttaTCAACGATGAAGACCTTAATGGGGTCGTCTTCCAAAAcatcgccatcctcgtcgccatcctcgtccgaAGAGATTTCTATAACCTCGACTCCATCGTTTGCTTCCGCGCTGGACTTTTCCAAGGACTGTCTCGTCATTCGCCGTGTAACGCGCACCCTGTCTGGTGAAATCGCCATAACACCGCCCCTCGCCTTCCTTTCCAGGAACCGGGTGtatctccccctccgcttcttttgcttccttCCTGGTGGCTCGGTCGCACTCTGGTCTAGTGGCGAGGCTGTTTCCGGAGCAGTGACCTGTATCCTCTTTGTTATGACTGGGCGATGtagcctcttcttccccgtaTCTGGTGCTGCTCCAGTCGGCCTATCCCTACTCACCGTTTTGCCCCTTGCGCTATTTACCCTCTTTCGGAAGAGGCTTCTCGTGGCAGCCCCCCACTCCCTTGCGACCTCATTGACTCTCTCCCAAACCCTTTGCCTGGCCTCCTCCCTGTTCACGCCTTCTCTCAACAACATTTCGTAGTCTGTGTGAACATGCCTGATATGTGCTCGCACGGCCAGCATGACCTTGTCCTCCAACTCTCCTATCTTTGTGCTCCTACCTACCCTCCCGCTTCTCTTCTTGACGGCATGCTTGACGATGACCGGGATCGACGCTTTTGGTGTCTTGGGGAATAATTTGAGGATGATAGCCTCGAACTTATCCTCGATCAGCGCGTCCCGCTTCTGTACCGCCTGGGCTCGCTTAGGTGCGGTTTCGTGATAAGAGGAGAGCACTTGGCGGTAAATGCGATCTGGACAGTGAATTCCGAGGGTTCGATTGCGCTTATCAACAACGACATACAAAGGTTGTTTGGCGGCATGGGTAAGTAACCGGCAGTTTTTTGTAATGTAGATGTTGCCTTTTGGGACGTGGCGATACCCAGGTGGAACAGGGGTAAAGTGTAAAACTTTCGGCTCGTGGGCGCTccttgagggagaaggcatCGTCGCTTGCGTCAAGACACTGAGAAAGCTAGGAAAACGAACAGACAAATTCCTAAATGGGCCCGTTGAGGGCAGCCGAATCCGAGGCCCGGGGCTTGCTGGCAGGCGAAAACGGGGCGGTTTCTTCCCAAAATGCAATGAGCGAAAGGCAGCAACCAACTTATTATAAGTGAAAGGAGGTGACCTGTGAAGTTTACTATAGCAGGCCAGAAAGGCATTGACACATAGATATCcttgaaaagaaaaaagggaaacCCAGTTATAGGGCTGCAGTCGCtctttgttgatgttggacGCCGTTCTCTCATTGGCTTTGTTGATTTGCAGTCTGCTCCACGCCAAGGACGCACAGACCATTGCATCCAAATCTGTTTCCAGTTGGCAGCGTGgcagccagcaacaaccttTCATGCTCTCTTGCAACCTCAAACAGACTTAAGAAAAGAATAGGGGCCCCACGATTTGCCTGAACAAATTCCTGGCCACAGGACTCAACCCAAAATTTAGAAGCTCCACTCCCCTTGTTTCCCAACGCTATGCCACAGGCTGAGACGTTGGAATGATCAATCCACAAGCACTGGCGATGACCCCACCGTAATGAAGAACAAGACTTTCAGGCACATAACGTATGCCTGTGACAGGATGAAGTTTGAGGAAGAACAAGAGTGAAAGGGGCGAGAGATTGGCCGGGAAAATGGTTTCAATCATATAACCTGCGCACCTGCCCTGCCTCTCTTATTAACCATGATACTTCTCTCCAGTATGCTGGACTGCACGTGCCCCACAaactgttgttggtgttgaggctgAAATTAAGCTTTTATAATGGTGAGGGTCACAGCGGCTCTTCCCGCATTCTTGAGTTGCACCAAAAATATTGTGCTGCGACCGTCTcaaccatcagcagcagccatgatgAACCATAAAATGCGGTGGTTGATTCCAATGACAGAGATAAGCCACAAGATTTGAATAGTACCTATTAAGTATATCACGGTGGGGAATTGTTTGGTACTTCGTACCCGTAGTGGAGCATGAAGCCGAACTCCTATCCTTGTCCCTTGTTGAATGCCAAGACATCGCCCTGTCTTTGCTTCAAGCCACCATCACAGAGACCTCCGTGAAGTCGAAAACAGCACATGGCATAGATGGCCAACTGAGAATGGAAGTTGTTTGAGATCATGTTAAGTTTAAACTGAATTTGCTTAAAATTACAGAGACTTTTCCCCTCATCCTGTCTGTTTCACTGCATCCAAGCGGAAGCAGAACGCTCCTTCTGCGGAGTACTCGCTAGTCGGAATGCCCAGCTCCATCCCAGTGCCATCAAAAAGAACGCATCGCTTACAGAACCGGTATATCAAAGCAGAGTTATTCCTTTGCGTTACAAATCTACAATTCTGGATCATCACCTCGGGTCGTAGACAGAATTTCTCGATTTTAACTTGGTTCAAGAACATTGCCTCTTTTACTTTCTGCGCACGGCTAACTCGGCTTCTTTGCAGGATTGTATCGTCCGCTTCTATCAaacccatcttcttccagccCAGACTTCAACCCCATAGCAACGCAAGAACTCTATCTCACAATATCTGGGATAGTACGTTGGCTTTGGGTTGAATAGAAGCACCTTCGTCGGACCGTTACAAATTGACCGAGATTGCGCTCGTCTCATTTTACCCGCATGAGAGCGTCGCCAGCTCGTCAGCTTTCATTTCCCACTCATTGGTTGTGTATATCACACGATTATATGAAATGGCCGATTTTCATCGGCGGAGCACAAGACATAAGATGGTTGCCATCTCACTTTTCTTCCCAATCGCTCTACATCTTTCGCCACGTGCGTGGGAGCGTCCAGATATTGCCATCAATTTGGATCTGCTCCTCAGCTCTGTAACCTCGATTATTACCGTCAGGAACAGCCGTTGGGCGGGTGGTTTATTCGGGCTGCACCTTCAGGCACGGAGTCGCTTTAGGCTATAATCCGTCCGATTCCTGCCCCGGGCTAATATCTGTCATCGCGCAATCTTTTGGAACTAGAATCGAGGCCTTGGTGGTTCTTTCGAGTGCGATAACGGGTTGGTGGTCCTCTTAATTCCCCCATTAACCCGACTCGAGACCGGGGTATCATCGCCAAGTACGATGAACCCGCAAACCgcaccaaccaccagcctCCCAAGCCTTGCTGCGGTTGCATTTGGAGGTCTTCGGTATATTGTTATCCCCTCACACACAATCTGGTACCCGGCTCTTGGCGGGCCCTTGCTGGGTCTGGGGAAAAGGAGTGACTGGTCAGACCCAGCATAAGTACATATACATCGAAGTTGTGCTTTAGGCTAACTGTGCCGCCACAGCTAACATCACACCCGGTACTCTCGGTGGTATTGCGCCGATCTCTTATCCGCATTCCTGGAGTTTGGGCAATCCTCCCGTCGTCTCCGTCCTGCAGGCTGCTAGTGGTAATCCCGGGACCATGATGCCGAGTCTCCATGTCCACGAGCCCGCCAACGTGGTGGATCGGAATAGAACTCGGCTCCTTTGCTACTCAGTTCCCTGAAAGGACACTCTACGGTAGCGGGACTCTATGATCGCATCATACCCCTTGCATGTGCGGGGTTTATAAATGTATATCAAGGGCTGGTGCCATACGTTGGCCCTCGTTCAAGCTTGATATCTGTTCGAATCGAATAAAAGCTTTTCATCAGAGCAGGCGGCGCAGTCCGAAGCTGAAAATGCATCTCTCGTTTGCTACATCGATCACCTTGGTGAGCTTCGCTGCTGCCAACCCCCTATCGAACCGCTTGGCCAAGCGAGCAGCTATCGATGATTGTCTGCGAACTGCCAATGTGCCTGTTGACGCACCCAACTCGAACGACTGGAGGGCCGAttccaaccccttcaaccaaAGACTCAAATATACACCAGTTGCCATCGCAGTCCCGACCACGGTTGCGCAGGTGCAGGCTGCTGTTTCATGTGCTGCCAAGGTtaaggtcaaggtcaacccCAAGTCTGGTGGACATAGCTATGCATCCtttgggcttggtggtgaagatggccaCTTCGTGGTGCAGCTGGATCGTATGAACGCTGTCACGTATGACTCGGCAACGGAGATCGCAACCGTCCAAGCCGGTGCTCGTCTTGGCCGCGTCGCGACAGCTCTCTATAACAACGGCAAAAGAGCGTTCAGTCACGGGACATGTCCAGGGTATGTTGCCAATACATCCGCGTTCTGGCATGGTTAGAGTCAGTTACTCTCCTTTCTATTTGACTACTAACCGTTTTCGTTAACTTTAgtgttggggttgctgggcACTCTCTGCATGGAGGTTTTGGATTCAGCTCTCACACCTACGGCTTGGCCGTCGACGCCATTGTTGGAGCAACCGTGGTGCTCGCGGACTCCAGCGTGGTCGAAACATCCCAAACTGAAAATCCTCACATCTTCTGGGCGCTGCGTGGTGCGGGGTCCAATTTTGGAATCGTGACGAGTCTCAAGTTCAAAACATTTGCCGCCCCTTCGCAGGTGACGGTTTTTGCCATCAACTTGCCATGGACTAATGCGAGTGCTATTGTACAAGGCTGGTCCACCATTCAAGACTGGCTCAAGGCCGAGATGCCCAAGGAGATGAACGGTCGTATCCTTGGAAACCGCATGCAGACACAGATCCAGGGCCTTTACCACGGTACCCAGGCTCAACTCCAGACGGCGATTCAACCCCttctcaccaagctcaatgCACAGAtctctcagcagcagcagtatgATTGGATGGGTGCATTCTCCTACTACACCTATGGTCAGCAGGTGGATGTTTCGCGTCCTTACAACTTGGTGCGTTCGAAGGACTCCAACCCATGACCACAAGACTAACCGTCATCTCAGGTCGAGACATTCTACAGCAAGAGTCTAGTCACGCCCGCCTTACCCAGTAATGTACTGCAAAACGTTGCCAACTACTGGATCCAAAAAGCCATGTCCAACAATCGTAACtggttcatcatcatcgatcTATATGGCGGTGCCAACTCGGCCATCACAAAGGTGGCCAGCAATGCAACGGCCTATGCGTTCCGCGACCCCAACAATCACCTCTTTCTTTACGAGTTTTACGACCGTGTAAACTTCGGCTCCTACCCATCAAATGGGTTTGAATTCCTAGACGGCTGGGTCAAGAGTTTCACCGATGGTCTCACCACAGACCAATGGGGAATGTACATCAACTACGCCGACCCGACTATGAATCGAACCATGGCGCAGGATGTCTACTACAGAAAGAACCTGCCGAAGCTTAGAGCGCTCAAGACAGAGCTTGATCCCACCGAGCTCTTTGACTACCCACAGGCTATTCAGCCCGTTTGATTGTGGACGATCAGGGCTTGTGGCACAATGAAACGAGGGTCTTTGATCTGCACGGGGTATTTAGATATTTGTACAAGAAAGCTGAACAGGAATCATACCAGAGAAAGCTGGCACCAAGCGAAAGAAGCAGAGTATCAACCCTTGTTTTATCCGGAATAGTCAAAGCTTTTGTCGAGTGAGTACTTGGTCTCTCTTTGTAGACCATGCTGCCTGAAGCAGTCTCCTGTCCACTTCAACACCGGCCTCGTGTTCAGACACCTTGAGTCTCAAAAAGCGCTGACCAGTGACCCCCTTGTCATAAACCCACTTGTTTGATCCATTTTGTTCAACGTGATTGTATCCATACTCTACTCCGAATTCAAAGAGAtcacccaacccctccattgCATACAGCACCGTCAGAGGATCGAAGGACGGACGGGCTGTGGTGTACCCGTAATAGACATACGCAGCCTTGACCGGGTCATCCCGCGGGCCTTCGTTGATCAGACGAAGGCCAGACGTTACATTTTGCCCTATCTCGAACCCGGAAAAGGTGATTGGGCTGCCCTTCCAAGTATTGACAACATGAGCGGTGATAGATGGGTTGCTCTGGCAATGTTCGTTAGCATGCTTGCCTCTGCTTGCCTCAGGCTACCTGCACTGGCAGGGGTAGGGGACAGATGAAAAGACCACGTGGCTTTGGTAACTCACGCCCCAGAAGTTGTATTCGTAGCCGGAGGGATATTCACCACCCATGATTACCAGCTCCGAGACTTTGGCGGCGATAAGATCGGGACCTGAAAGCGGTGAATAGATATCTGATGAGGAATTAAGAAGCCCAGACAACTGTGTTCAACAGCACCATGATAGTTAGCATCTGAACAAGGAAGCATGGCAGAAGCTAGAAGTAGACCGGTAGGGGAGGCAAATATATCATACATTATCAAAGAATCCAATGGAAGTGATAGTGACGCTTTGATCAGGGGCTTCGCAGAGGATTTTTCGATACAGCGCGACTGGATCCCAAGCATCCTCGGCATGGCCCCAGGGCAACGGACCTCCAGACCAGTGATAAGCCACTTTGCTTGTGTATTCGCCTAATTCAAAAAACCAAGAGTCGAAGAACGTGACATTGCTCAGTGGACGCAGGATCCCGATGGGAGTATTACTGCCATAATGGGCCAGAATGGCAGATGCTGCCAGGGCCGAGTAGGTGGAGGGGAAATTGATATTGACGGCGAGAAGGTTGgcggaagatgatgttgctgCGAGCAGCAGGGCTCCGGCGTCGCTGAAGGCGGGCATTGCGCAATGAATCAGGAGAGAATAAGGCACAATTTTGAGGCAGATCGACTCACTCAACATCACTGAATAGATCAGTGTCTATGATGAGGCGTTTTGCTGTCGTTGGAGAGGCGGCGTGTGCTTGTATTATGCCGGCGAAAGCcaggaaaaaaacaaggcGATGCATCATGATGTTCGATGTTGTTGTATGATGTcgtgaggttgttggcaaATGATGTTTAAGAGTGACATCAAGGTCTTGGCTTGTTATGTTGGTGTAGGGTGTTACTCATGGCCAATGGCATGGTGGGTACCCTTCCGCCTACCATATTCTGTCACGGACACACGAGGCTTGCACAGTACACTCAAGGTGGCACGAAAGCAGTTGGCGGAAAACATACCGGCTGGCACCCTGGATAcaggtatatatatatatatatatacaaaCAAACTTGGGTTCGGCGCGGGGCAGAGGTGGCTGCCCAAAACGAGATCCCTTCCAGTGACATTGAACCCCTGAAActcccttttcctttgtcACGTAACGCATTGGTTGATTGTACTTGACTTATCCTTGTAGCGTCGTGCTCCAAGAGAACGCCAGTCAACAATGCTTGCCCAAGAAAGTTAACTAAGGCAATTCGAAGCCAGTGATGCACAATTGGTTAAAGTTTACGGTTCCCAATGGCACCTATGACATACAGAGTTGCCCCCTCACTTCTCATATATCAGAGAGCCCCAATGACTCCAAAGAGAGGGAGTAGATCGTAATCGGAGGCCATGAACAACTCTGCTACGTCAAATGAACCTTGTGGAGTAGGCAGCGCCAACTGCACCAGAGGCTTTGCAACgaacccccttcccgccgccCCCAAACGCCATCTATGCTATTCTATGGTCTATACAATTCGATTCCCACTTTCCGGCCACCCGTATCTACCGCCCTGTTCTCGGACTTTGGTTTATGAGTCTCGGCCAAGGCgctcctcgtcatcgtcccgAAGTTCATACGCTGGCCGGAATTTAGATGCGCCTTCGCCTACAGCCAAGGCGGGATTCGGACGGGTATCAGTGACGCCGCCAAGGGACGTGAAGCCACGGTTGTAAAGATCGCAAAATGGGATATCAAGATGCCGGATAAACTTGATCAATGGTTGTTAGCGTCACTCGTCTGGTGTGCAGGTGACGACGTGCTGAACTTACTGCCCAGATTTCAACATAATGCCAGTCGATCACAGGATGAATGCGCATAAACTGCGGCCAGCCCGCATCAGTGGGGTTGAAGTGCGAGAGAAACTCCCCATGGGGGTCGGTCCGTCTTGTCCCGAGAAATATGGCTCTGATCGCGGGACGGTCCAGCAGATATGCCTCGAGCGCGGGCCGCATTGGTAGCGCATACCGTTTCAGGTCGAGATTGTACTCCTGCGCCGTTCTCTCCACAaactcctcgacctcggtAAACGGATGACGAGAAACAATGTATATCGACTGGAGGGACTTGTTTGTGTGGAAGCTGTGAGCCGATTCAACGGGTTCCGACGTCGGCGGTTGTGATGGCGGAGTCGGAATCTCGGACGGGGCTGCGACAACACTCCCAGAGGAAGTCGGCGGGCTGATGCAAGTTGGCAAGCAAGCCAAGATTAAAATCAGAAGCACGAGACAGTCCTTGCCGCCGTTgtacgagagagagaggtgatcGAGCCTACACGGTTGCATCCAAAGACAGGTCAGCGTCATGTCGCAAAGGCAGCACATCACAAACGGCACGGCCCCCGCCTCACACCGGGCAAGAAATGACGCAGCACCTACCCATATTGGCGCAGCGCCTCCTCGATCACGCCAATGGACACCCGAATCTGGCTCTGCACATTGCGTAAGACATTGTCGTTGGTGATGTCCTCGGTAAGGAATGCATCGATCTTGCCCCGCAGCTCGTAGCAGATATCTGGCAGGGTACGCTGCGGTGGTTGCGCGACGGGCGCGGGTTCACCTTGCTTCGCAACTCCGTTGGTTCTCGGGATGGCCTGGGAAGCGACGGCGTCGTCGTGTAtcatggcggtggtgttgttgctggcgaATGAGCAAGACATGGCTGGTAAAGTGAGAGTTGGCCCCTGCCAACCTCTGTCAGATGCCAGACCCGACTTCGATGGCCGCGCCCCCCAAGCCCAGACATCATGGTAATCTAGGGTAGGTTGGTGGACAGGGGTAAGCGCGGGGCGGCAGACCGAAGTTGGCCCGACCGCCCGTTCTCCGTCAGCCGCCCTAACCGTAATTACACGCGTTGTTACGGATTGCTGATTTGGCTG encodes the following:
- the MDM10 gene encoding Mitochondrial distribution and morphology protein 10 (COG:U; BUSCO:EOG09262TUR; EggNog:ENOG503P05I), with translation MREFMQYVRNAFYGATGWSEDNSYKDLNVTARELIDFPLPRGIRLSLSSLATPHFATSYQLCNVGVVDGSISYLHSSVPLAAAPAQSDKIPLGALMRSYRGLHQLGSRGGTPWSWETGPQIGTIPQVPAVADMGQVPNKDKSSLLYGRLYLPQSLLEAMVIKRFSPALQVQISAVSEQSLRNGGTMLSVVQYDRGKYGVEGLYSTDGGLLGLRGLYNFGGDASVAVMGSQNGTGSPESTEKERIYGRFSAGGEMYYGTLNKSGGMSLGARFATLPTHKGTPLTATLTINPLMGNINTTYAVLAKDFLAMATRMEFNAYSYESDWAVGLELWSNRRPAGFLLGAEPSLDLESDQPELPSKKERSFQAKMEWRLDDPEPDPDPVKIAKKPTEGKEEYLGVFKARISSNLDLGLVWEGRAKSLIFSLGTGVDLQRLGEPFRSLGLEVQYSS
- a CDS encoding hypothetical protein (EggNog:ENOG503NX27; CAZy:AA7; COG:C), which encodes MCGVYKCISRAGAIRWPSFKLDICSNRIKAFHQSRRRSPKLKMHLSFATSITLVSFAAANPLSNRLAKRAAIDDCLRTANVPVDAPNSNDWRADSNPFNQRLKYTPVAIAVPTTVAQVQAAVSCAAKVKVKVNPKSGGHSYASFGLGGEDGHFVVQLDRMNAVTYDSATEIATVQAGARLGRVATALYNNGKRAFSHGTCPGVGVAGHSLHGGFGFSSHTYGLAVDAIVGATVVLADSSVVETSQTENPHIFWALRGAGSNFGIVTSLKFKTFAAPSQVTVFAINLPWTNASAIVQGWSTIQDWLKAEMPKEMNGRILGNRMQTQIQGLYHGTQAQLQTAIQPLLTKLNAQISQQQQYDWMGAFSYYTYGQQVDVSRPYNLVETFYSKSLVTPALPSNVLQNVANYWIQKAMSNNRNWFIIIDLYGGANSAITKVASNATAYAFRDPNNHLFLYEFYDRVNFGSYPSNGFEFLDGWVKSFTDGLTTDQWGMYINYADPTMNRTMAQDVYYRKNLPKLRALKTELDPTELFDYPQAIQPV
- the FAD1 gene encoding 3'-phosphoadenosine 5'-phosphosulfate sulfotransferase (COG:E; COG:H; EggNog:ENOG503NYKZ); protein product: MFLLVAADLAAMPRQPLLVHRQPNQQSVTTRVITVRAADGERAVGPTSVCRPALTPVHQPTLDYHDVWAWGARPSKSGLASDRGWQGPTLTLPAMSCSFASNNTTAMIHDDAVASQAIPRTNGVAKQGEPAPVAQPPQRTLPDICYELRGKIDAFLTEDITNDNVLRNVQSQIRVSIGVIEEALRQYGLDHLSLSYNGGKDCLVLLILILACLPTCISPPTSSGSVVAAPSEIPTPPSQPPTSEPVESAHSFHTNKSLQSIYIVSRHPFTEVEEFVERTAQEYNLDLKRYALPMRPALEAYLLDRPAIRAIFLGTRRTDPHGEFLSHFNPTDAGWPQFMRIHPVIDWHYVEIWAFIRHLDIPFCDLYNRGFTSLGGVTDTRPNPALAVGEGASKFRPAYELRDDDEERLGRDS
- a CDS encoding hypothetical protein (EggNog:ENOG503NVV7; COG:G), coding for MMHRLVFFLAFAGIIQAHAASPTTAKRLIIDTDLFSDVDDAGALLLAATSSSANLLAVNINFPSTYSALAASAILAHYGSNTPIGILRPLSNVTFFDSWFFELGEYTSKVAYHWSGGPLPWGHAEDAWDPVALYRKILCEAPDQSVTITSIGFFDNLSGLLNSSSDIYSPLSGPDLIAAKVSELVIMGGEYPSGYEYNFWGSNPSITAHVVNTWKGSPITFSGFEIGQNVTSGLRLINEGPRDDPVKAAYVYYGYTTARPSFDPLTVLYAMEGLGDLFEFGVEYGYNHVEQNGSNKWVYDKGVTGQRFLRLKVSEHEAGVEVDRRLLQAAWSTKRDQVLTRQKL
- a CDS encoding hypothetical protein (EggNog:ENOG503P5W7; COG:S) — protein: MPSPSRSAHEPKVLHFTPVPPGYRHVPKGNIYITKNCRLLTHAAKQPLYVVVDKRNRTLGIHCPDRIYRQVLSSYHETAPKRAQAVQKRDALIEDKFEAIILKLFPKTPKASIPVIVKHAVKKRSGRVGRSTKIGELEDKVMLAVRAHIRHVHTDYEMLLREGVNREEARQRVWERVNEVAREWGAATRSLFRKRVNSARGKTVSRDRPTGAAPDTGKKRLHRPVITKRIQVTAPETASPLDQSATEPPGRKQKKRRGRYTRFLERKARGGVMAISPDRVRVTRRMTRQSLEKSSAEANDGVEVIEISSDEDGDEDGDVLEDDPIKVFIVDNDDEEALAVFSVDEDTSDIDYESDDSGWSGKS
- the SCD1 gene encoding Scytalone dehydratase (EggNog:ENOG503P16B; COG:E), translating into MAQQKKQQITFEDYLGVTEAAFEWADSYDSKDWDRLRRCIAPTLRIDYRSFLDKIWEAMPAEEFISMISDKSVLGNPLLRTQHFIGGASKWEKVSDDEIIGYHQLRVPHQVYTDSSLSKVEVKGHAHSHNTHYYKKVNGVWKFAGLNPNIRWFEYDFDKVFASGRDNFGEH